The following proteins come from a genomic window of Brevibacillus antibioticus:
- a CDS encoding ABC transporter permease produces MQNLTKEHFEPISVDLRQAEAIKRPSLSFWSDVWRRLKMNKVAMISMIFIAVLIVSAIVVPWLTPQDYYTTDLVGKNKKPSADHWFGTDDLGRDVFERIWYGARISLQVGLAAAFIDLIIGVIWGGLAGFYGGRVDEMMMRFADILFAIPYLLVVILLMVVLEPGVGTIILALTITGWIGMARIVRGQILQLKNQEFVLAARSLGADANRLIFKHLIPNALGPIIVTLSLTVPSAIFAESFLSFIGLGVSAPIASWGTMSNEGLPAMKYYPWRLTFPAIFISVTILAFNLFGDGLRDAVDPRLRK; encoded by the coding sequence GTGCAAAACTTGACTAAAGAACATTTTGAGCCAATTTCCGTAGACCTTCGTCAAGCGGAAGCAATCAAGCGCCCAAGTCTCTCTTTTTGGTCTGACGTTTGGCGTCGTTTGAAAATGAATAAAGTCGCAATGATTTCTATGATCTTCATTGCTGTTTTGATCGTCTCTGCCATAGTGGTCCCATGGCTAACTCCCCAAGATTATTATACGACGGATCTGGTTGGCAAGAATAAAAAGCCGTCTGCTGATCACTGGTTTGGTACAGATGACTTAGGTCGTGACGTATTTGAGCGTATTTGGTACGGGGCACGTATCTCTCTGCAAGTAGGTCTTGCCGCAGCGTTCATTGACCTGATCATTGGTGTGATCTGGGGTGGTCTCGCAGGTTTCTATGGCGGTAGAGTAGATGAAATGATGATGCGTTTCGCAGATATCTTGTTTGCGATTCCTTACCTGCTGGTTGTTATTTTGTTGATGGTAGTGTTAGAGCCTGGTGTTGGAACAATTATTCTTGCCTTGACGATAACGGGATGGATCGGTATGGCCCGGATTGTACGTGGTCAGATCCTTCAATTGAAAAACCAAGAGTTTGTACTGGCAGCGCGCTCCCTTGGTGCTGACGCCAACCGTCTGATCTTCAAACACTTGATTCCTAATGCTTTGGGTCCAATCATCGTAACATTGAGCTTGACTGTACCTTCCGCGATTTTCGCAGAATCCTTCTTGTCCTTTATCGGGTTAGGGGTTTCCGCACCGATTGCGTCGTGGGGAACGATGTCTAATGAGGGCTTGCCGGCCATGAAGTACTATCCATGGCGATTGACATTCCCGGCAATCTTTATTTCCGTGACCATCTTGGCATTTAACTTGTTCGGTGACGGTCTGCGCGATGCAGTAGACCCGCGCCTGCGTAAATAG
- a CDS encoding ABC transporter permease, whose translation MIRYLGKRIIFMLISLFLIVTATFFIMKAVPGGPFTSEKQVPPEIKAALEAKYKLNLPLHEQYFEYLKGVVTWDLGPSFTEKSSNVNDMINRGFPVSAHLGAQALLLAIFGGITLGVIAALNHNKWQDYSAMVIAVLGLSVPSFILASFYQYIFAINLGWFPIAKWEGFEYTILPSLALAASPMAFIARLTRSNMIEVMGQDYIKTAKAKGLHTVTITIKHAIRNALLPVVTYLGPLIAGILTGAFVIERIFGVPGLGREFVLSITNRDYTVIMGTTVFYSMILVVMILIVDIAYTLVDPRIKLSDAGKE comes from the coding sequence TTGATCCGTTATCTCGGTAAGCGCATCATTTTTATGCTCATCTCGCTCTTCTTAATTGTAACGGCCACCTTCTTCATCATGAAAGCAGTACCAGGTGGTCCATTTACATCCGAGAAGCAGGTCCCGCCGGAAATTAAGGCAGCACTAGAGGCAAAGTACAAGCTGAACCTGCCGTTGCACGAACAATACTTTGAATATTTGAAAGGTGTAGTAACATGGGATCTCGGTCCGTCGTTTACGGAGAAATCTTCGAATGTTAACGACATGATTAATCGTGGTTTCCCAGTTTCTGCTCATTTGGGAGCACAAGCTTTATTGCTCGCTATCTTTGGTGGTATTACGCTAGGTGTTATCGCAGCGCTAAACCATAATAAATGGCAAGACTATTCCGCGATGGTCATCGCCGTTTTGGGATTATCGGTACCAAGCTTTATTTTGGCGTCCTTTTACCAATACATTTTCGCTATTAATTTGGGCTGGTTTCCAATCGCGAAATGGGAAGGATTCGAATACACCATCCTTCCATCATTGGCACTCGCCGCATCACCGATGGCATTTATCGCGCGTTTGACGCGTTCTAATATGATTGAAGTTATGGGTCAAGATTACATCAAAACAGCAAAAGCAAAAGGGTTGCACACTGTTACCATTACAATAAAACACGCAATCCGTAATGCGCTCTTGCCAGTTGTTACTTACCTGGGTCCACTGATTGCCGGTATTTTGACAGGTGCATTCGTTATTGAACGTATTTTCGGTGTTCCTGGTCTTGGTCGCGAATTCGTTTTGTCCATTACAAACCGCGACTATACGGTAATCATGGGTACGACCGTGTTCTACTCCATGATCCTAGTTGTGATGATTCTGATTGTTGACATCGCATACACCTTGGTAGACCCACGGATCAAACTTTCGGACGCAGGAAAGGAGTAA
- a CDS encoding peptide ABC transporter substrate-binding protein, whose amino-acid sequence MKKNVFALVSSIAVLGTALTGCGGGQQAAAPPAGGTPAAPSQPATPAAEKKPQVLKMNLHSEPPTADPGLAEDTTSGAIILATFDGLTRIGTDDKPHEAAAESYKVSDDKLTYTFKIREAKWSNGDPVTAHDFEYAWKRALDPKTASNYAYQLYYVKNGEKANKGEAKLDEVGVKALDDKTLEVKLENPTPYFLELLAFRTYFPVNKKVIDANPKWAGDAKSHVGNGPFKIESWEHKSKMVLVKNENYWDKDNVKLEKIEFSMVEDENTELSMFENGEIDWAGAPMSALPTDAIPALKGQGKVQTNPIAGTYWYKFNTEKPPFNNIKVRKAFAYSINRQALIDNILQTGQIPATGAIPPSMVLNPNGYFKDNDLENAKKLLEEGLKEVGMSKLPSITLSYNTSEAHKKIAEAIQDQWKKNLGVDVKLENKEWKVYLEDMHEGNFQIGRMGWLGDFNDPINFLELFKDKMGGNNDTRWENAKYKELLNQSAKESDLEKRKKILADAEQILMDEMPIMPIYWYTQSWIQKPEVKGVHQTGLGDVDWKGAYIE is encoded by the coding sequence TTGAAAAAGAATGTGTTTGCACTTGTGAGCTCGATTGCTGTATTAGGAACCGCTCTGACAGGGTGCGGAGGAGGACAACAAGCTGCCGCTCCACCGGCAGGAGGTACACCTGCAGCACCTTCACAGCCAGCAACACCAGCTGCCGAGAAGAAGCCACAAGTTTTAAAGATGAACCTTCACTCGGAGCCACCAACAGCTGATCCAGGGCTCGCAGAGGACACGACTTCAGGCGCGATTATCTTGGCAACCTTTGATGGATTGACCCGCATTGGTACCGACGATAAGCCGCATGAAGCTGCTGCTGAGAGCTATAAGGTCTCTGATGATAAGCTAACGTACACATTTAAAATCAGAGAAGCGAAATGGAGCAATGGTGATCCTGTGACAGCGCATGACTTTGAATATGCTTGGAAGCGTGCTCTCGATCCAAAAACAGCTTCCAACTACGCATATCAGCTGTACTACGTGAAGAATGGCGAAAAAGCAAATAAGGGCGAAGCAAAGCTTGATGAAGTAGGTGTGAAGGCACTTGACGATAAGACGTTGGAAGTTAAACTGGAGAATCCGACTCCATACTTCCTGGAATTGCTCGCATTCCGTACCTACTTCCCAGTTAACAAAAAAGTAATTGATGCAAATCCGAAGTGGGCAGGCGATGCAAAATCGCACGTCGGTAACGGACCTTTCAAAATCGAATCTTGGGAGCACAAGAGCAAGATGGTGCTCGTGAAGAACGAAAATTACTGGGATAAAGACAATGTAAAGCTCGAAAAAATCGAATTCTCCATGGTAGAAGACGAAAATACAGAGCTTTCCATGTTCGAAAATGGTGAAATCGACTGGGCTGGTGCACCAATGAGTGCTTTGCCAACAGATGCGATTCCTGCATTGAAAGGGCAAGGCAAAGTGCAAACCAATCCAATCGCGGGTACGTACTGGTACAAGTTCAATACCGAAAAGCCGCCATTTAATAACATAAAAGTGAGAAAAGCATTTGCCTACTCGATCAATCGCCAAGCCTTGATCGACAACATTCTCCAAACGGGTCAAATCCCGGCAACAGGCGCTATACCTCCATCCATGGTGCTGAATCCAAATGGCTATTTCAAAGACAATGATTTAGAAAATGCGAAAAAGCTTTTGGAAGAGGGACTAAAAGAGGTTGGCATGAGCAAGCTGCCATCCATTACCTTGTCCTACAATACATCTGAGGCTCACAAGAAGATTGCAGAGGCCATCCAAGACCAATGGAAGAAAAATCTCGGCGTAGATGTGAAACTCGAGAACAAAGAATGGAAAGTTTACCTGGAAGACATGCATGAGGGTAACTTCCAGATTGGACGGATGGGCTGGCTGGGTGACTTCAATGACCCAATCAACTTCTTGGAACTCTTCAAGGATAAAATGGGTGGAAACAACGATACACGTTGGGAGAATGCAAAATATAAAGAGTTGTTGAACCAATCCGCTAAGGAATCAGACCTCGAGAAACGCAAGAAAATTTTGGCAGATGCGGAGCAGATCCTGATGGATGAAATGCCAATCATGCCAATTTACTGGTACACACAATCTTGGATACAGAAGCCAGAGGTTAAAGGGGTTCACCAAACTGGCCTGGGTGACGTGGATTGGAAAGGCGCTTATATCGAGTAA
- a CDS encoding Lrp/AsnC family transcriptional regulator — translation MKKLDHVDRQILQILHEDGRIPYTEIAQQLGVSEGTIRSRITRLLQDGVFQFVIQPDPEKLGLHVQAIIGLTTKLGLQKEVAEKLSKFSAVRFVGAYSGKHDLIIQACFHSNDELITFVNERLSQVEGIAAADVSLELKQYKDTFSFVQDDEVTLQ, via the coding sequence ATGAAAAAGCTGGACCATGTCGACAGACAGATTCTGCAAATCCTCCATGAAGATGGGCGCATCCCATATACAGAAATCGCCCAGCAGCTAGGCGTGAGCGAAGGAACGATTCGATCGCGCATCACTCGTCTTTTGCAGGACGGAGTCTTCCAATTCGTAATACAACCCGATCCAGAGAAATTGGGATTACATGTGCAGGCTATCATCGGGTTAACCACAAAGCTAGGTTTACAGAAAGAAGTGGCAGAAAAGTTAAGCAAATTTTCTGCAGTACGCTTTGTAGGCGCTTATAGCGGTAAGCACGACTTGATCATACAAGCGTGTTTCCATAGTAATGATGAGCTGATCACCTTTGTCAACGAACGACTCTCTCAAGTTGAAGGAATTGCAGCTGCGGACGTTTCACTGGAACTGAAGCAGTACAAAGACACCTTCTCTTTCGTTCAAGACGACGAGGTGACCCTGCAATGA
- a CDS encoding pyrimidine-nucleoside phosphorylase: protein MRMVDMIAKKRDGGELTTEEIQFLVTGYTDGSIPDYQMSAWAMAVFFRGMTARETGDLTLAMAGSGEQLDLSSLQGIKVDKHSTGGVGDKTTLVVAPLVAAAGIPVAKMSGRGLGYSGGTIDKLESFAGFEVERTREQFLQQVRDIGVSVIGQSGNLTPADKKLYALRDVTATVEAVPLIASSIMSKKIAAGADAILLDVKVGKGAFMKSIEEAETLANAMVAIGNQVGRKTVAVISDMNQPLGFAVGNALEVKEAVETLAGRGPRDLTELVLAIGSRMLVMGGLVTDVEEGRKKLEELMASGKAVDKLAEMVEAQGGNKQDVYELSRLPQAKIIHAVTAEQEGFLSAIDAEAIGHASVVLGAGRLTKEMPIDLAVGLVLHKKRGDQVKAGEVLVTIHANEEHLLQNALKEMEGAFKISTAIDGDQPLIYKIIEA from the coding sequence ATGCGTATGGTCGATATGATCGCCAAAAAACGTGATGGCGGAGAACTGACAACAGAAGAGATTCAATTTCTGGTGACAGGCTATACAGATGGAAGTATTCCTGACTACCAAATGTCCGCATGGGCAATGGCAGTCTTTTTCCGTGGCATGACTGCGAGAGAGACGGGAGATCTAACCTTGGCAATGGCAGGGTCAGGCGAACAGCTTGATCTGTCTTCTCTGCAAGGAATTAAAGTAGACAAGCACAGTACAGGCGGAGTAGGGGACAAGACTACTCTTGTTGTTGCGCCTTTGGTAGCCGCAGCGGGTATACCTGTGGCAAAAATGTCTGGAAGAGGCCTTGGATACTCAGGAGGCACCATAGACAAGCTGGAGTCCTTCGCAGGTTTTGAAGTAGAACGCACACGCGAGCAATTTTTGCAGCAGGTGCGTGATATTGGCGTGTCCGTAATCGGACAGTCTGGCAACCTGACACCTGCCGATAAGAAGCTGTATGCTCTGCGTGACGTGACAGCTACTGTAGAGGCTGTGCCGTTGATTGCAAGCTCCATTATGTCCAAGAAGATTGCTGCTGGAGCAGATGCCATCCTGCTTGATGTAAAAGTAGGGAAGGGCGCTTTCATGAAAAGCATTGAAGAGGCAGAAACGTTAGCAAATGCGATGGTTGCAATTGGCAACCAAGTAGGACGCAAAACGGTGGCGGTCATCAGTGATATGAATCAGCCGCTTGGCTTTGCTGTGGGCAATGCACTGGAAGTAAAAGAAGCGGTGGAGACACTTGCAGGTAGAGGTCCTCGCGATTTGACCGAGCTGGTATTGGCTATTGGCTCCCGCATGCTTGTTATGGGTGGGCTTGTAACTGATGTGGAAGAAGGCCGTAAGAAGCTCGAAGAACTGATGGCTTCCGGAAAAGCAGTGGATAAACTGGCGGAAATGGTAGAGGCTCAAGGCGGCAATAAGCAGGACGTCTATGAGTTGTCTCGTCTGCCGCAAGCAAAGATCATTCATGCCGTTACAGCCGAACAGGAAGGCTTTCTAAGCGCGATTGACGCAGAAGCGATCGGTCATGCTTCTGTTGTCTTGGGTGCTGGCAGATTGACAAAAGAAATGCCAATTGACTTGGCAGTAGGTCTTGTCCTGCATAAAAAACGCGGGGATCAGGTGAAGGCTGGAGAAGTTTTGGTCACCATCCATGCTAACGAAGAACATCTTCTGCAAAATGCGTTGAAAGAAATGGAAGGTGCCTTCAAAATTTCGACGGCAATCGACGGAGACCAACCGTTGATTTACAAAATTATCGAAGCATAG
- a CDS encoding purine-nucleoside phosphorylase yields the protein MANFHDAVAYIEPKLTEKPTVGLVLGSGLGVLADEIENPVIIPYHEIPGFTVSTVVGHKGQLVIGKLQGKQVVAMQGRFHSYEGHGLDAVVFPIRVMKLLGVETIIVTNAAGGINEGYNPGDLMLISDHINMTFRNPLIGANDEQLGARFPDMSEAYSKQLRKLAHEVASEQGIQLREGVYAGLLGPTYETPAEIRMLRLLGGDAVGMSTVPEVIVARHMGVKVLGISCISNMAAGILEQPLSHDEVMETTEKVKTQFLALVNGIVANM from the coding sequence TTGGCAAATTTCCATGACGCAGTAGCATATATCGAACCGAAATTGACAGAAAAACCAACCGTTGGTCTCGTCCTCGGGTCAGGGCTGGGTGTTTTGGCAGATGAAATCGAAAATCCAGTGATCATCCCTTATCATGAAATTCCTGGCTTCACTGTGTCCACCGTTGTCGGCCACAAAGGACAACTCGTGATTGGTAAGCTTCAAGGCAAGCAAGTCGTAGCGATGCAAGGTCGGTTCCATTCTTATGAAGGACATGGTCTGGATGCCGTTGTTTTCCCAATCCGTGTCATGAAGTTGCTCGGCGTAGAAACCATTATTGTGACCAATGCGGCTGGCGGAATTAACGAAGGCTACAATCCAGGCGATCTCATGCTGATTTCCGATCACATCAACATGACATTCCGCAATCCGTTGATCGGTGCAAACGATGAACAATTGGGAGCACGCTTCCCTGATATGTCTGAGGCTTATTCCAAACAACTCCGCAAGCTGGCTCATGAAGTTGCTTCTGAACAAGGAATCCAGCTCCGTGAAGGTGTATACGCAGGTTTGCTAGGCCCTACCTACGAAACTCCTGCGGAAATTCGCATGCTTCGTCTTTTAGGTGGGGATGCTGTAGGGATGTCAACAGTACCAGAAGTAATCGTGGCACGACACATGGGTGTGAAGGTACTCGGTATTTCCTGCATTAGCAACATGGCAGCAGGTATTTTGGAACAACCTCTGTCCCATGATGAAGTAATGGAAACAACAGAGAAAGTAAAAACGCAATTCCTGGCTCTGGTCAACGGTATCGTAGCTAACATGTAA
- the deoB gene encoding phosphopentomutase, whose protein sequence is MQYSRVFLIVMDSVGIGEQPDAPKFNDAGANTLGHIAERVAGFSLPNLQKLGLGNIAPLQNVTPATTPMAHYGKMQEISMGKDTTTGHWEIMGLHVSTPFNTYPDGFPQELISEFEQRIGRKVLGNKVASGTDILDELGEEHMNTGAVIVYTSADSVFQVAAHEEVVPLEELYHICEVARELTLRDEFAVTRVIARPFVGQPGNFSRTANRHDYSVKPFSPTVMNRLQDANLASIAIGKISDIYAEEGVTQSIRTKDNMDGVDQILGTMKQSFTGLSFVNLVDFDAKFGHRRDPEGYGQALMEFDARIPELLEALQENDLLVITADHGNDPVHHGSDHTREYVPLLVYHKGIQAGQHLGIRETFADLGATIADNFGVTAPVIGKSFLNHL, encoded by the coding sequence ATGCAGTATTCACGAGTTTTTTTGATCGTCATGGACAGCGTAGGGATTGGCGAACAACCTGATGCGCCTAAGTTCAATGATGCAGGAGCGAACACCTTAGGTCATATTGCAGAACGCGTGGCAGGATTTTCATTGCCTAACTTGCAAAAATTAGGTTTGGGAAATATAGCACCACTCCAAAACGTTACGCCAGCAACAACTCCTATGGCCCACTATGGAAAAATGCAAGAAATCTCCATGGGGAAAGATACAACGACTGGTCATTGGGAAATCATGGGTCTGCATGTGTCTACTCCATTTAATACGTATCCAGACGGATTTCCACAAGAGCTGATCTCGGAATTTGAGCAACGTATCGGTCGCAAGGTGCTCGGTAACAAAGTCGCTTCTGGGACAGACATTCTCGACGAGCTTGGCGAAGAGCATATGAATACGGGTGCAGTGATTGTCTATACATCTGCGGACAGTGTATTCCAAGTGGCAGCCCACGAAGAGGTTGTTCCGCTTGAAGAGCTGTACCATATTTGCGAAGTAGCACGTGAGTTGACACTTCGTGATGAGTTCGCCGTTACTCGTGTCATTGCGCGTCCATTTGTTGGACAGCCGGGCAATTTTAGCCGAACAGCAAATCGTCACGATTATTCCGTGAAGCCATTTTCTCCCACAGTCATGAATCGTTTGCAAGATGCTAACCTCGCTTCTATTGCGATTGGTAAAATCAGCGACATTTATGCAGAAGAGGGCGTTACTCAATCTATCCGTACCAAAGATAACATGGACGGTGTCGATCAAATTCTGGGCACGATGAAACAATCGTTTACGGGCCTTTCCTTTGTCAATCTTGTGGACTTCGATGCGAAGTTCGGTCATCGCCGTGATCCAGAAGGGTATGGTCAGGCATTGATGGAATTCGACGCTCGTATACCAGAGCTTTTGGAAGCGCTACAAGAAAATGATTTGCTGGTAATCACGGCAGACCATGGAAACGATCCCGTACATCATGGTAGCGATCATACGAGAGAATACGTTCCGTTGCTTGTCTATCACAAAGGTATTCAAGCTGGACAACATTTGGGCATCCGTGAAACGTTTGCGGACTTGGGTGCGACCATCGCAGACAATTTTGGAGTAACTGCTCCAGTGATTGGGAAGAGCTTCCTTAATCATTTATAA
- the xerD gene encoding site-specific tyrosine recombinase XerD, whose amino-acid sequence MDSLIDQFIHFLTVEKGLARNTLESYQRDMVAFTSYLQEQGVARIEDSTRTHIIGYLLVLREKGRATATLSRNMASIRAFYQFLIRDKYIDKDPSIHLETPKIEKRLPKVLSVEEVERLLESPPVNHPAGLRDKAMLELLYATGIRVSELVNLDIADVNLDMGFVKCLGKGSKERIIPLGSVAIQMVRHYLQAGRPKLVKGTGDTALFLNHLGKQITRQGFWKIIKRYAQKSNIRAEITPHTLRHSFATHLLENGADLRSVQEMLGHADISTTQIYTHVTRTRIKDIYAKTHPRA is encoded by the coding sequence ATGGACAGTCTGATTGATCAGTTTATTCATTTCCTGACTGTGGAGAAAGGGCTAGCGAGAAATACCCTGGAATCCTATCAACGGGATATGGTGGCCTTTACCTCGTATTTACAAGAGCAAGGCGTCGCTCGAATAGAGGATTCTACTCGGACGCATATCATCGGGTACTTGCTTGTTTTACGGGAAAAAGGACGTGCTACAGCAACGCTTTCTCGCAATATGGCATCGATACGAGCGTTTTATCAGTTTCTCATTCGGGACAAATACATAGATAAAGATCCATCCATTCATCTAGAAACACCGAAGATCGAGAAACGCTTGCCGAAAGTGCTCTCTGTTGAGGAAGTGGAACGTCTTTTGGAAAGTCCTCCTGTCAATCATCCTGCCGGACTGCGGGACAAGGCGATGCTTGAGCTTTTATATGCGACAGGCATTCGTGTCTCGGAGTTAGTCAATCTGGATATTGCTGATGTGAATCTGGATATGGGCTTTGTCAAATGCTTGGGAAAAGGATCAAAAGAGCGAATCATTCCGTTAGGCTCGGTTGCCATTCAAATGGTTCGCCACTATTTGCAGGCAGGGCGCCCCAAGCTGGTAAAAGGAACTGGCGATACTGCATTATTTCTAAATCACTTGGGCAAACAAATTACACGGCAAGGTTTTTGGAAAATTATTAAACGATATGCCCAAAAATCAAACATCCGTGCTGAGATTACACCCCATACGCTTCGCCACTCTTTTGCCACTCATTTACTGGAAAATGGGGCTGATTTGCGCTCTGTTCAAGAGATGCTTGGGCATGCTGATATTTCAACCACCCAGATTTACACACATGTGACCAGAACGCGGATTAAGGACATCTATGCCAAGACGCATCCGCGAGCATGA
- a CDS encoding YqzK family protein — MKVSYRRLMEGLRFLLLFITCTLLSYGIITLLADKFLPANPYHEPHGNAVKVVKVINTSQAQDFDGYVARLQLFFLTGE; from the coding sequence ATGAAGGTCTCTTATCGCCGCTTGATGGAGGGTCTTCGTTTCTTGCTTCTTTTCATTACCTGCACCTTGCTCTCCTACGGCATCATTACCTTGCTGGCGGATAAATTTCTCCCGGCAAACCCTTATCATGAACCACATGGGAATGCGGTGAAGGTAGTAAAAGTCATCAATACCTCTCAGGCACAGGATTTTGACGGTTATGTCGCACGACTACAGCTCTTTTTTTTAACGGGAGAGTAG
- a CDS encoding Fur family transcriptional regulator — translation MLEEKLEKIKQQLHSQNYKLTPQREATVRVLLENEEDHLSAEDVYLLVKDKAPEIGLATVYRTLELLSELKILHKMNFGDGVARYDLRDDNAAYHHHHLICLNCGTVDEIFEDLLVTAEEKVKNVYNFYITDHRLTFYGICNRCVDKVNVEDFK, via the coding sequence ATGTTGGAAGAAAAATTAGAGAAAATTAAGCAGCAGTTGCATTCACAAAACTACAAGCTGACACCACAGCGTGAAGCCACTGTTCGCGTGTTGTTGGAGAATGAAGAAGATCACTTGAGCGCGGAAGATGTTTACTTGTTAGTGAAGGATAAAGCACCGGAAATCGGGCTTGCTACCGTATACAGGACATTAGAGCTTTTGAGCGAACTGAAGATCCTTCATAAAATGAATTTTGGCGATGGCGTAGCTCGTTACGATCTTCGTGATGATAATGCTGCTTATCACCATCATCACCTCATTTGCCTCAATTGTGGTACGGTGGATGAAATTTTTGAAGATCTACTTGTCACAGCAGAAGAAAAAGTCAAGAATGTTTACAACTTTTATATTACCGACCACCGATTGACCTTCTACGGGATCTGCAATCGTTGTGTAGATAAAGTGAACGTGGAGGACTTCAAATAA
- the spoIIM gene encoding stage II sporulation protein M, with product MRSRVGQTIQSYAKEHQSLYWFTIVLFTMGIIFGAVLVNSLPLSQRQELYGFLQYFFNSLGSDGIPETSAHFQQAFGHYAKTIAIMWVLGLSIIGLPMILLMLFLKGVVVGFTVGFLVSQLQWQGVTFAMVGVLPQNLLVVPALFIVGVSGISFSLRLIRTRVLSKRDVIMPHFMGYTVLVLSMLAVLAIASLFETFISPRLMQLVLN from the coding sequence GTGCGTTCACGAGTCGGACAAACTATCCAATCCTATGCGAAAGAACATCAGTCACTCTACTGGTTCACGATCGTCCTGTTTACGATGGGCATTATTTTCGGAGCCGTTCTCGTCAATTCACTGCCATTATCACAGAGGCAGGAGCTGTATGGTTTTCTGCAATATTTTTTCAACAGTCTTGGCAGTGATGGAATCCCTGAGACAAGTGCCCATTTTCAGCAGGCGTTTGGTCATTATGCCAAGACCATTGCGATTATGTGGGTGCTAGGATTATCCATTATTGGGTTGCCTATGATTTTGTTGATGCTCTTCTTAAAAGGAGTCGTGGTTGGTTTCACCGTCGGTTTTTTGGTGAGTCAACTCCAATGGCAAGGTGTAACATTTGCCATGGTGGGTGTTCTCCCACAAAATTTATTAGTCGTACCTGCCCTTTTTATTGTAGGTGTCAGCGGAATTTCATTTTCGCTCCGACTCATACGAACGAGAGTGCTGAGTAAAAGAGATGTTATCATGCCGCACTTTATGGGCTATACCGTCCTTGTTCTTAGTATGCTTGCGGTATTGGCGATTGCGTCCTTGTTTGAAACCTTCATTTCCCCTAGGCTGATGCAGCTCGTACTTAATTAA